DNA sequence from the Nerophis lumbriciformis linkage group LG10, RoL_Nlum_v2.1, whole genome shotgun sequence genome:
GCGAGTATCGAATTTGAAAAGGGTTtcagtgacaaaaaaaaaagcatggaatagcttgttgtatcaaataatattgACTTAAGAACTGCATTTGCATGGATTACATTTTTTGTCTGTCAAATTGAAATACTTTAATCAAGAATGATGACGTGTGTTATtgacacacattatttccaggctttcacaggccacaataaatgacgtggtgggtcagatgtggcccacgggccttgagtCTGACACGTGTCACATAAGAGAAACTAATTTACTGTTAAATTAATTGCACAGCATGTCAATCTTTTATTTCCATTCAAATATTAACTTATTCATGTAATTAGTACATTAATCACAGAGCACATATAAACAAACAAGCATTCACATTCACACCTACGGATAATTTAGAGCAGGGGGTCCCCacactttttgacccgggggccgaaCAAGTTTTTATATTGGGGCGTCCCGTGGGCCAGATTGTGGACACTGGCGGGCCGGAAACAATTAACCTAACATGCACGGTTTTAGAAATATGGGAAAATGCCAAAGTGCCCAGAGAAAACCCCACACAAGCATGGTTGAAGAGAAAACTGCCACCTCCAGCAACACCAAAAATCACCGCTAGATGTCAGTATTACTCTGCAAAACGTTTCTTTCTTTTTATCAGCTGTCTCTGgagttatatataaataataaatgggttgtacttgtatagcgcttttctaccttcaaggtactcaaagcgctttgacactacttccacatttacccattcacacacacattcacacactgatggagggagctgccatgcaaggcgctaaccagcacccatcaggagcaagggtgaagtgtcttgctcaggacacaacggacatgacgaggttggtactaggtggggattgaaccagggaccctcgggtcgcgcacggccactcttccacgaGTTAGTATAGTTTTGGTTTAACTTCATCTATGGTTTGAAAAAACCCAAACATGCTGAATGGATGTCACAAGCATCATGTTTTGAGCAAACTCTCCCAATGATGACATTTGTAAGAATATATAAATTCGGAagtattctattttttttctttttgaaataACAGAAAAGGTGAGTAATTGCAATCTATCGCATTCTCTCTTGTCCACATTAGTTTCTAAAACATTTGCTATGCCATATTTTTAATGACTATCAATCATGTTTCAATATTTTATTCCGTATTTCATAAGTAATTAGTTCTTTGGTTGATTATCAACCAGACGATTAGGCCATGCCATATGCAATATTGATGTCATGAAATGATGGAGATGTATTGTATGAGGATGAGTGTTACGTCTAAATGTAATCCTTACCTGCTCCCGAGTCTCTCCTTGAGGAGGAGTGAAGTCAAGAAAGGATTGACCAGCAGTCTTGGCCATCTCTTTCACGTCCTGCAAACACTGCCCCTCTGCCATGCCAAAgctctaaaaaaaagaaagaaagaatgtgTCTTAGTTGATATGATTAAATAGGAATAAATTCAGTTAACATATACAACTGACTTACTTTCTCCTTAAGTAGGGGGTCACACACCAGTTGTAAACACAAACAACTGCTGTTGTGTTTCATGATGGTTTCAGCAGTCTGTAATAGAAGACATATATTAACAGTGTGTCATAATTGACATGAACTTGTGTTTCTGTGGGCGGTAAATACAACCTCTAAAATCCAAACACCTCAACTTGTACATCATTTTGTACCATTTCTTTTTCTTTACCCCTTAGGTCACGCAAAGTTTTAGTCATGATTGTGTAACCCAAAGCAGGGGTCTTCACCCACTAATTATATAACCTGTACACAATTGTGTTTTAAATCTGGTtctaaaggtaccttgttattatgcaatactaagatattcaaatcattatcatttatgttttattatgaaCCTACAGGGTACAGTCAATGTCACTGACATTTGAAAACTACACTATGGCGTTTTGGATAAATGTTCATGTGTATTTAAAGTtctaaaggtaccttgttattaTACGATACTAAGGTACTCAAATCATTAttatttctgtttttattttgaacCTACAAGGCACAGTCAATGTCAATGCCTTTTAAAAACTACACTATGGTGTTTTGgatcaatgttaatgtgtatttcAAGACATAGAATAATAAGAATTTAGACAGAGGTTAATACAACAACAAGTGTTGGTATGCCAGAATAGTCACATTCAGTACGCGGCACGTAAGGGGAAGGTGGTTTGAGCCATAAAATGGTAGTGTCGATATCAagtgtagtatcagtatatgatcgacacAAGAGTGAGTagattgatatttaaaaaaataataataattctgcttgtttttgttaacgtttacaaattcagggaataattccctgcacacagaaggactttgagggcaaaaaccaaaggatttaaatgagtagcAAATAGCAGTTTTTGCATTTgtttagttccatccatccatccattttctaccgcttgtccctttcggggtcgcggggggagctggagcctatctcagctgcacacactggacaagtcgccaccttgtcgcagggccaacacagatagacagacaacattcacacactagggccaatttagtgttgccaatcaacctatccccaggtgcacgtctttggaggtgggaggaagccggagtacccggagggaacccacgcagtcacgggggggacatgcaaactccacagagaaagatcccaagcccaagATTGAACCCAGGCTCTTcgcattgtgaggcacatgtactaacccctgttccaccatgtAGTTATTGtgcattattgactttgttttgcaaaAACAATTATATGTAATATAAGAGAATAAGGAAGTAGTTTACATATTAAGTTGATATTGTAACACTGTTAATtatactcaccataaatacattttaaaaaacatattatAGGAATCAGTATCTGTATCggacgatctcactcatggattatTGGTATCGGAATCAGCAGCATTAAAGCCAGATCGGAACACTCCTACCAGAAAAAAAAGCTTTCTTTTAGCAACAAAgtcgctaagttggcaacactgatccccCTTACTATGtcgtcttattctctggcagacaggTGCGTATGAGGTGTGTTAAGAAGCAGGGTTACAATACCATCTACTCTACAGAGAAATAAAGATAAACTACATTCACCAACAGTGGCCGTCCACAGTACAACTATTTCTCCCACAATGAAAACAAACCCTCCAACCTGTCGCGCTCGCAGCATGTCACTGACAAACACGTTGGTGAACTTGACGTCTTTTAGGTAGCGGCCTGCATCCGCCGCCTgctgcaacccgacctcagacAGCGGACAGTCTATAGCTTGACCTGGATGCAAACAAAAACAAGTGGAGGCAACGctcatatattttaaaatacagtACATTGTTTAAATTGTGCAGTACCTTGCAGCAGGCCATCTTTGTTGAACTGTGTTTCTCCACTGCAAGAAATAAACAGCAGGTTATTTAGTTTGGTTTAGGCACAATATTGACTGCATGTATGATTATTTCCATCTTCATAGCAATGCAACAAATTCATTTaaacacactattttatattttacgtctGATTTATGTATATGGGTTTAAGTGGATAACATATATTCTTGCTATTGCAGCATGTTATTTACTCTAACCAGGGTCATCTATTTCAGGAGGAAATGGATACTGAGCTCACTTATTATTCTGCCACCTGGTGGTCAAGATGAAACACTGCAGTGTCGACCATGAAACATTTGTTGCTAATACTCTGCTATTTGCTAATGTACATTTCACCAATATGTCACGTCTGTGTCATGAATGTTTGTATTATCGTTGGTGTGTGTATAATTTAGGTTAACGGCCAAGTTCACAGCAGCAAACCACACAATACAGTCACTGCACTTACTGTCGAACAAAAGTTAGCCCAATTGTTAACGCCTTCATTTCCTGGAGAGTGTTGACAAAGTTACAAGTTCGCCGCATAAATTATGAGCTACTTTCCTCGCCCAGTGAACTAATTCGACTTGAAGCGAGAATATAAAATGTCGACTTCTTCCCGCGTCAAACTTAATGTCGATAGTAGACACGCAGTGCAAATTTGGAGTGCCCTTGTTTAGTATGAGGTACGGTAAACGTAGATTAACGTCGGATATtcaatctttttattattattttttattttaaggctGATAAACATTATTTTAGAGTTAAAAAACATTCTTAATTAAGTTAGTATAATGTATGAAAACGTAGAATTATATCACGTCTCTGTTAGCTAAATATCTACTTCCGGTTTCCGCCTGACAGCATAGTGCTGTAATACATAAAGTGGGCAtttgcttttctttttttcctaTAAATCAATGCAGAATTGTTGATAGGACTCTTGAACTAGAGATTTATGTAGACAGGGATTGTATATTAGAAAGACAATTAGATTACATAaacaacacatatacatattgcaACTCTTTATATTTTCTTAAATACTTGGGAATTAGAAATCCTTCAGGCCTATGCCCATAAACAATCATAGAACAATACTTTTTTCAAAAATATGTGTAATACCCCATCCCTACATTAAAAATGTCCTCCAATACTACATTTATAACAATAACATGGTCACATgacatattattttaatttaatttatttgaataatttaattggtttatttatttttcaacttgACCTGAAACGAAATGAGGTAAATATGGTAAACATCATTATtgtcattgcagttaaaatgatacATACTGTAATTGAATaatctatatttttattttatatttttaacaaaaatttTTGCCGAAGTTCACACAGATGCAAATTAAAATGTAagaattatttttaatattgtatgTATTTGAAATACTTAAACATTCCACATTTTTATGAGGGTAAGAAGTAAATTTTTGACCTGAGTAACTTTTCCTATAcacatattaatattaaatatataataatgaccTACTCGCATAACATAATTTTTTTGTGTTCTTTCAATCAATattttcttttatgaatttaacctaaatttaaatgaaaatataacGTTTATGTTATACTCATCCTTTGATACTTGAAAAACTTATCAATTCTAAACATTATAGTACTTTTTTACTTAAATGACTTTCCGCCAGAATATtattacatttataataacatgcttAGAGCataattattttaaatttaatttagccTAAATTCAAATAAAACTGTGATGTTACATGAAATACTGAAATTCTAAATATTAATACCACAAATTGTTTTCATACTTTTTTATTATAGCCTTAATGACCCCCCCCaaaataaaattattacatttgtaaTAATAACATACTCGCATAGCcacattttattttcaattattttcattacaatgtttaaatgtaatatttctagattatatttttatatatttctgTGATTGAAATACTTTGACATTATACTTCAGAAAGCTATAATacttggggcggcgtggctcggccatgccagcaacttgcgggttccaggttcaatccccacttccgccatcctagtcacggccgttgtgtccttgggcaagacactttacccacctgctcccagtgccacccactggtttaaaaatgtagcgTAAagctgtagataatgggtttcactatgtaaagggctttgagtctttagagaaaagtgctatataattcacttcatattttttttactacttcTTCTCAAATGATCATTATTATCATTGCatttataataatacaattaattctTCTGATTAATTTTGGTTTGAATTGATCATTTATTTCACTAAATTTGACTTCTATTGAAATGAGAATGTAACCTTCTTAACCTTTTGTGAATTTGTAGTATACAGGGTAATCTGAAATTAAAATGCTTTATCTCATATTATTATCTCTAATATTATTttcgtacttaaaaaaaaaaacttagggtaaatgttttatttttacaattataACATATTTGCATAACTTTATCTTATTTtgattagagtttttatccaattcaaTTTAAATCTAAACTGAACATTGAACATTTATGGTAATCctgtttttgaaaaaataaaaataatttttttttttaaatgattgtatTACTTTTTTCCCCCAACTTTAGTAACTTTTCCTCAAACAAATAATTACTACCATTACATTAATAGCAGTACTATACTCACACAACATAATTTATTTCTACTTACTTCTGTTCTACTTGTTAAAATTTAGATTGCACTGTATTGTTTCTGTCAACTCATTTGgaaattaaaatgattaaaaattagattttatgtaTGGGAATTTATTTCAgaacaaaactttttttaattgagtATGTTTTCCCAAAAAGATGATCATTACTGTTACATTTAGAATGATGACATACTTGCATACAGTACTTATCTTTTGTTGAACTTTTGTTgactaaattaaatttaaaacaaaatatagACTGTAAAGCAGTCTTCAACTAAATAGTTTTGGGGGGCCACAGATTCACTATtaatcttattttgtatattccagagaaccagcatcctcggCAGTAGACAttagattttggtctatttattttgtcagttagGGAGCACtcgactgtttttaaggactttctaCAAAAAGCTCGTCCaatatcatctctatgacagcactctagtgtttttatctATCTTCTGCAAGAATGTGAatttctcacaagttttttttttttaactgaacttgcaGTGTATAAGTTGaaaagcccaaatgatgaaaaggagaggacctaaaatagaaccttgatGAACACCACGAAgtgaagaagttgaacaaataacTAGACTGTATCTGAAGTTAACAAGCTACAGTAACAACTTAGATACAGTACATAAATacagtacaaaaaaaacatatctgCCAAAAAGGAGACGACTTAAagtggtgccttgaggaacgcctcagttatgtaaatcacaagtttggaccccagtgttctatgttagcCTGCAAAGTTAAAATgtgaatgcaaggatctgccaatgtgttcacagtggtccaagttcctctatacaacaggagcgctTTAGTGTTTTTAGGattttactgcaaaaatgtttgtctcccaagt
Encoded proteins:
- the tigara gene encoding probable fructose-2,6-bisphosphatase TIGAR A isoform X2; translated protein: MRRTCNFVNTLQEMKALTIGLTFVRHGETQFNKDGLLQGQAIDCPLSEVGLQQAADAGRYLKDVKFTNVFVSDMLRARQTAETIMKHNSSCLCLQLVCDPLLKEKSFGMAEGQCLQDVKEMAKTAGQSFLDFTPPQGETREQSGHAADKLDATATIHHHLPTSHIQYLMPSRSSGFCSFVKYGKRPHCSAVTSEKKIKEQLESPPREKTGPMLKL
- the tigara gene encoding probable fructose-2,6-bisphosphatase TIGAR A isoform X1, coding for MRRTCNFVNTLQEMKALTIGLTFVRHGETQFNKDGLLQGQAIDCPLSEVGLQQAADAGRYLKDVKFTNVFVSDMLRARQTAETIMKHNSSCLCLQLVCDPLLKEKSFGMAEGQCLQDVKEMAKTAGQSFLDFTPPQGETREQVKRRVQEFWLKMLHQMGCEHWPNNEVSLSTPAAASPHVEGEADDIPVHALVVGHGAYMYVAMCYLVDDLHCSIPQGCTRAHMFSLSPNAGVSRFVLTLNKEEDAFKVSDIRCLFVNKGDHVKT